ATATGAGCAGAAATACTTACAATTAAAAAGGCTGAGGGAAAAATAGTAGATAACGAGAATATAACTACATAGTAAACAATTATTAAACGACAGTCGATAAGTAAAGTTTTAATATCAGTCAAAGAAAAAATAAGTAGAAAAATATATGTTGTAATAAATAACAATGCATTTACGTCCGTTAAATTAAATAAAACGAATATAATAGGTAACATTGCCAAAATCTCTCCTATCAGATGACTTTTAGAAATATTATAACGGCAATATTGACATCTACCTTTTAGCATTATGAAGCTAAAAATTGGAAATAGTTCGTACCATTTCAATTTAACATGGCAATGATCACATTTAGAACGTCTATGTAAATACTTAAATGAAGTTTCTTCAACAGATATAAATTGATACAAAAAACTAAAGATACAACTACAACTATATGACAATAAAATTACCAAGAAATAACCTCCTCAAATAGATTATAGATAGTTGCGTCAATAATGTAAATATACATCATTTCTATAAAATCATTCCTCTTTGATATGCAGATTTCTCGTTATGGTATAAATATGTTGATAGCTTAAAATAACGCTTAAATGTCATATAATATCTCCAAATCAATAGTATAATAACCGGACTAAATCTAAAAAATAACCGTGAAGAAACAATATAATTTTGAACTTCACGGTTATTATAATTTTATGGCTAAAATGCTCCAAAATCAATTTTAGATTTAACTTCACTAATGAAATATAAACTACCAGTAATTACAAGTGCATCACCTTGATAATTTTTAATAAATTCAACATAATCGTCCACAAGTTGTATATGATCCCCTTCTACACTACCAACAATCTCTTCTTTTCGTAATGCTTTTGGAAAATCAAATT
This is a stretch of genomic DNA from Staphylococcus roterodami. It encodes these proteins:
- a CDS encoding prepilin peptidase — encoded protein: MVILLSYSCSCIFSFLYQFISVEETSFKYLHRRSKCDHCHVKLKWYELFPIFSFIMLKGRCQYCRYNISKSHLIGEILAMLPIIFVLFNLTDVNALLFITTYIFLLIFSLTDIKTLLIDCRLIIVYYVVIFSLSTIFPSAFLIVSISAHIFYFLFKSYIGYGDILLVSTISLFFPLQFTIYLILFTFIIAGLIAIIIMIIKPIKALPLIPFLTISFVLNAVFYNEIHQFLGGIYY